The DNA segment TGAAGAGAAGGAAAATCTTCTCGAATCCGCTTCAGATTTTCAAGAGGACGTTCATTGGACATTCCGGTGTAAGCCTTATGCTTTTCCGGATTCATTGATTTGATGTCGAACATGAGGGTGTTAACAAATGGGAGTGCTTTCTTCATTTCGTCATAGTCAGTCACGCCGCACGTTTCGACTGCGGTGTCCAAATGACGATGCCGTGCCTCACGCAACAGGGCCGTGGCAAACTCGGGCTGCTGAAACGGTTCTCCGCCGGACAGAGTCAGCCCACCACCCGATCGGGCATAAAACATTTCATCCTCTTCCACGCGCTTCAGAGCGGCATCCACTGTCATCTCTTCACCGTAGGTGATCAATGCGCCCGCAGGACACGCTTCGGCACAGTCGAGGCACTGTGCGCAGAGTTCTCGATCGATGTCGATCTTACCGTCCTCACCCTCAGTAATCGCACCGATGGCGCACACTTCTGTACAGCGAACACATTTATCCAAGCCGAGGCATTTATTACGGTTATAGGCTAGTTCAGGCTTGAACGCCTGGGATTCCGGATTACTGCACCACTTACAGCGCAAAGGACACCCTTTGAGAAAGACGATGGTGCGAATACCTGGACCGTCATGGACAGAATATTTCTGGATTGAAAAAACAGTACCGGTTGTTTTCTTGTCAATAAGGGAGCTCATTCATTTACCTTTGCACGGTTGGAGCGGGAAAGAGAGGGACAGGAGCGGCTTTTATAGCCGCCCCTGTCGGCTTCATCAAGGATTAGGAGGCCTTGCTATGCACTAGATTGTTTCGTGAGCGGTCCGACGGATCAGATCGTCCTGCAGGTCTTTGGACAGATCGCAGAAGTATGCGGAGTAACCAGCGATACGCACGATCAGGTTACGGTACTTCTCCGGCTCCTGCTGAGCAGCCTTCAATGTCTCGGCGTTAATAACATTGAACTGAATGTGCCAGAGACGCAGGTCGCAGAAGGTACGGATAAAATCCACAAGCTTCTTAGTGCCTTCAGCGCCTTCCACGCACTTGGGGGTAAACTTGATGTTTACCAGACGAGCGGCACGCTCACGGAAGTTGAAGTTCTTGGTTGTATAGTTCGACAGCATAACTGCGGTGGGACCGTTCTTGTCTGCGCCATGGGAAGCGGAGGAACCGTCCGACAGAGGTGTCCATGCCTGACGTCCATTCGGAGTGGCGGAAACGACCTTACCGAAGGGAACATGCGATGTGAACGGCACATAACGAACATCGAGGTGAACACCCAATTCCTGCTGATACTTGTTGGCAAAGTCCACGCAGGTATGGTCAAGATCCTTGGCAATCGAATCGACGTATGGATCATTATTTCCGAAGCAAGGAACATTTTGCAGCATGGCACGAACATCTTCCTTGCCCTCGAAGTTATTCCGGCAAGCTTCGATAA comes from the Pseudodesulfovibrio piezophilus C1TLV30 genome and includes:
- the hpsH gene encoding (2S)-3-sulfopropanediol dehydratase activating enzyme, yielding MSSLIDKKTTGTVFSIQKYSVHDGPGIRTIVFLKGCPLRCKWCSNPESQAFKPELAYNRNKCLGLDKCVRCTEVCAIGAITEGEDGKIDIDRELCAQCLDCAEACPAGALITYGEEMTVDAALKRVEEDEMFYARSGGGLTLSGGEPFQQPEFATALLREARHRHLDTAVETCGVTDYDEMKKALPFVNTLMFDIKSMNPEKHKAYTGMSNERPLENLKRIREDFPSLQVRVRTPIIPGFNDTEEDVHEIIDFLSGLPGDKVEFEILEYHRMGQPKYENTGREYPLPLDLKLDTAVFGGLKKIVEAFNE